The genomic interval CCTCGGGACCGAGCCGCTTCTCGAGCACGACGTATCTGCGCGTCGTGTCGGACAGTTTCCGGAGATAGACCGACGCGCGCGCATCGGGCACTATCCGCGCGAGGAATGCCGCCACCGTGTCGGGCCTGTCGATCACGCTCGGATCGGCGGCGAGGGTGTATTCAATCAGGTTCGAGGCCAGTATCGACAGGTTCCTGTCGAGAATGAGTCCGCGTATCGGTGTGATGCTCTCGCGGCTCTGGTACTGTTCCAGTGCTATCTCGCGCAGTTTGTCGCTGTCGCGGATCTGAATCAGCGCAAGCTTCACCACAACCGCCGCGAAGCCCGCCATGAGGACGATAAACAGCCCGTACATCCTCCGAACGCTCTGCTGGCGCTGGAGCACGCGAACGACTTCGTTGCGTCCCGGACCGGTTTCGAACGACTCGACGGGCATGTGTTTACTTTTCCTCCTCCACCTTCGGAAGACCGAACACGATCAGCGAATACGGCTGCTGCTGCGAGTGTACGAGCTGCAATTCGTTGACGGCGATCTTCTGCACACGCGTGGAGCTGGACAGATAATTGATCTCGGCGCGGAGCGATTCGCGCTGCTGCAGGAGCAGTCCCATCTCACGATCGGCCGTTGTGATCGAGCGCATGAGGTTGTCGACCATCACCGTGTTTGCGATGTAGGCGGTGACCACGATCGCTGAAATGGCAAGGAGCAGCACGATGTTCAGCGTGGTCAGTTCACGGTGCCGCGCCGCCTGTCTCGGCGTGTGGACAAAGTCGTCCACCGGCCGCCCGGCGGTGAATGAGGCCGCGCTGCTACGCGTGGATTTTCTGTCCCGCTCGAAGACGGGCACTGCGCGATCTTGGATTTCTGCGTATCTCATCGTCGTCCGGTACTTTCGGTGAATGCGTGAGCACTTTCATGCGTGGAATGGTTCCGCACACGCAGATGGGAGTGCGCGGCGGACAGACGCAGTCGACGCTCTGCCTGCGGAGGAAGAGCTTGACCATGCGGTCTTCGAGGGAGTGATAGGAGATGACCACGAGGCGCCCGGCATCTCCCAGCGCGTTGAGCGACGCGTCGAGAATAGTTTCGAGCACGCGCAGCTCGTCGTTGACGGCGATGCGCAGCGCCTGGAAAATCCGCGCCAGCGTCTTGGATGTGTGCGGACCCGGGGCGGCCGCACGCACAACGGCCGCGAGATCGTTGGTCGTGAGTATCGGCGCCTTTGTGCGGGCACGTATGATGGCATCCGCGATCCTTCTGCTGCGGCGCTCTTCCCCGTAGGTGAAGAAGATGCGCTGCAGCTCGTCCTTGTCGGCATGTGCGAGAAGGTCGGCGGCGCCAGGGATGCCCTCGGAACGGTCCATCCGCATGTCGAGAGGCCCGTCATGCTGGAAACTGAAGCCGCGCTCCGGGGCGTCGATCTGCCGCGAGGACATGCCGAGGTCCAGAAGAATGCCATTCACTGCTGTGAGATTGAGGTTTTCGAGGACAGACTGGAGATGCACAGTGTTGCTGCGCACAAACAAAAAGCGTGAGTCGTGCGCAAGACGTCGCGAGGCGTGGACTATTGCGTCCGCATCCTGATCGAGGCCGACAAGCCGGCCCCCCGCATCGAGACGTTCAAGGATACGCTCGCTGTGCCCTCCACCGCCGAGCGTCCCGTCCACATACGTTCCTGCCGCATCGGTGACCAATAACTCCACCGCAGATTCGAGCAGGACCGGTATGTGATAGTCTGTCGGGTCATGTGTCAAAGCGTGGTGCCTCCGAGAATGGCCGCCGAGATGTCACCAAAACTCCGCGCGTTCTCCGGCTTCGACTTGTACTCCTCATACACCGCCGGATCCCAGATCTCGATCTTGTCGAAGGCACCCGAGACGCGTATCGTGCTTCGCAGCGACAACTGCGCGTACTCGATGTGTTTCGACGGAATCATGATCCGGTACTGGCTGTCGAGCGACACTTCCTCGAGCCCTTCCTGGAGAATGCGGATCAGCAAACGATGCTCGGCGTTGTGTTCGTTGAGCGCTTCGTATTCCTGTTCCTTCTTCTCCCAATTGTCGAGGGGATGGAGGTAGAGGCATTTCTCATGGCCCGGGATGATGATGAAGCGATCGGCGGTCGCGGCGAGGTTCTGCCGAAGTTTCTTCGGAAAAACGAAGCGCCCCTTCTCGTCGAGAGTGCTTTCATATGTGCCGCGAAATTTCACCATCTGGGAGATTGCTCTACTATTCTCCAAATCCAACCACTTTGCGCCACTATGGCCCACTTTCCTCCAAAAATATACATTCGGAGCACAGAGTCAAGCATCAAGTTTTTTTTTCGGAAATATTTTTCAGATGCCCCTTTTTATTGAAAAAAGGGCAGTATTCCGCCAACGGATCGGATCGGATCCGGGCCCGGAGTTATACTTTTGCCGCGATTGCGGGTGCAGTTATTCCGCGGCGCGGGATCGGGCTCCGAAAGCGCCATTCCCCCACTTTCACCCACGCGGCTTCAGGACGCGCTGAGGAAGCCGACGCGAAAATAAAACGATATGGTTATCCGCTATAGCGGATGGCTTCTCAGTACAGCCGGTCCCGGATTTCGCTCGCTGAATCGGGCAGGGCGATGCGTGTGTACTTCGAGAAATACTCAAGCACGGCGTCGACGAGAATGCCCGGAGTTTCCCGCAGCGGATCGGCCGACGGCAGACCTGTCTCGGCCTTGATGCGCTCGTTGACGAGGCGCAATTCCTCGCGGTGCAGATCGATGGAGTTGAGGCCGACGGCGGCCACACGCGCCGGCTTGAATACGCCGATGAGAGATTCGTGCAGGGAGATGGACGAGGAGAGGGATGGAAGCGGTAGTCCGTACCCGTCCACCTCGCGGGAGGGCTGATGGCAGAGGATCATGGCGTCGGGCATGACGCCGTGCAGCAGGCCCATGGCAATCGCCGAACTGCCGCAATTTGTGATGGCACTCTGTCCCTCGACGAGTATGTATTCGTACCCTTCGTCTATCGCGCGGTCCACTTCGAACTCGAGCGCGCCCTCGAGAAAATCGCTTGTTACTGCTTCAACCGCAATGCCGCGGCCGCTGATGAGGATGCCTGTCGGACCCGTGCCAATCAACGTGCTGTTGATCCCGCGCTTCTGCATCTCGCGGTGCATGAGCAGCGCAGTTGTCATCTTGCCCGTGTTGGAATCGGTGCCCACCGTGAGGATGGTTTTTGCCGTGCGCCTGCGCCAGCTCCCCTGCGCGCGGATCTGATGACTGTTGGATACCGACAGCATGTCGAACATCAACGCGTTGTTCATGCGTGCGATGCCGGCGAGTTCGGGATCCTGCGACAATGTCGCCTTCATGCCGCTGATGATGTGCAGTCCGGCCGCGGCGGCCTCGCGCGTGATGCGCCTCCATGATTCCGGGAGCTGACCGCCGAGCGGCGTGATGCCGATGAGAAGCGAATCGGGATTATAGGCGAGCGCTTCCTCGATGGAATGCACAATGGGCGTGTCACCTCCAAAACCCACGGCCTCGTTCGCCGTGCCGCGCTCCTTTGTGCTGTCGATCACGGCCACCACCCGTTCGGGGATATACAGCAGCGATGCGATCACCATACGCGCGCCGATCGAACTCAGACGGCCTTCCGCGAGAAGCACCATCCGTTCCGCGTGGTGTTGCAGCATGACCATGGGCGCTAGCCGAACAGCACGTTCTGTACGCGGTTCGGTCCCACCGACGCGCAGACGATCCGCGCACCGATGGCCGACTGCACCGCATTGATGTAATCGCGTGCATTCACAGGGAGTTCCGTCACATCCGTCGCCCCGGATATGTCCTCTTTCCAACCGGGGAAGGATTCGTACACAGGGGTCACCGCCTGCAGCGTGCGCACGTCTGTCGGGAAGGACTTGAGCTTTTTACCGCGGGCCTCGTACGACACGCACACGCGTATCTCGTCGAGTCCGCCCAGCACGTCGAGCTTGGTCATGTACACCGAGCTGATGCCGTTGAGCATGATGGAGTAGCGCATGGCGACCGCGTCGAACCATCCGCAGCGGCGAGGCCGCCCGGTCGTTGATCCGAACTCGTGTCCCCGCGTGCGCAACGCCTCGCCGATGGTGTCGTGCAGCTCGGTCGGGAAAGGACCGAGACCGACACGCGTCGTGTACGCCTTCATCACGCCCATCACTTCGGTGATCGCCGTCGGTGGAATGCCCAGGCCTGTCGTGGCGCCGCCGCTGATGGGACTGGACGATGTGACAAACGGATAGGTGCCGTGATCCACATCCAGCAAGGCGCCCTGTGCGCCTTCGCAGAGTATGGACTTGCCGTCCGCGATCGCCGTGTTCAGGTACAGAGCCGTGTCGGTCACGTACTCGTCGATCTGTGTGTCGAAGGCCTGGTACTGACGGATCATCTCGTCGACATCCATCTCTTCGCGCTCGTACACCTTGCGGATGATCTGATTCTTCGCCTCGAGATTGCGCCGTATCGATTCCTCAAGCTCGCGATGATCGAGCAGATCGACGATACGGATGCCGCTGCGCGCGGACTTGTCGATATACGCCGGACCAATCCCCCTGCCCGTGGTGCCGATCGGCTGTGCGCCCTGCTCCGAGAGTGAATCGAGCAGTTTGTGATACGGCATGATGAGATGCGCGTTGTGGCTGATCTTCAATCGCCCACCGAGCCGTATGCCGTGCGACTCGAGCAGATGAATCTCTTCCATCAATGCGACGGGATCGATCACGACGCCGTTGCCGATCACGCAGGTTACACCTTCGTGGAAAATGCCCGACGGGATGAGGTGCAACACGTATTTCTTATCGCCGATTTCCACAGTATGGCCGGCATTCGCGCCGCCCTGATACCGGGCCACGATATCGACCTTGTCGCTGAGCAGATCGACGATTTTGCCCTTTCCCTCATCGCCCCACTGGGCGCCCACAATCACTCGGACAGACATTCCGTGTGCCTCCTTCAGCACCTTCCCGCTCCCAGCATGGGAGCTGTTGCGACACTGCTGCCCGCGTCAGGCGAACGCGGCCAGCGCCTCGTCAACGCTCGGGAAAATGCGAAAAACGTTGTTCAATTTGGCGATGGTCAACAGCGAGCGGATGTTCTCGTTGGGTCCCGCGAGGCACAACTCACCGCCCGCGCTGCGCAGCGATGTGTAACTGCCGATCAGCAGGCCAAGACCCGAGCTGTTCATGAGCTTTACACGCGAGAGATCCACAACCGCCTTTTTTCCGCCGCCGTCGATAAGGCGCTGCAATTCGGCCTTGAGGGCTGTCGCTTCAGGGCCGCCGAGCACGGCGCCGTCGAGCGCAAACACAGCGACGCCCTGGTTCTGCGTCAATGCGAATTCCATGGCTCCCGTCCGGGATTAGAACGTGATTTTGGATTTCCTGTAAGTGACCCAGTCGAGCGTCATGGCGCTGGCGACAAACACGCTGGAATACGTGCCGGTGATGACGCCGATAGTCATGGCATAGGCAAAGCCACGCGTCGGCTCGCCGCCAAAAAGCAGCAACGCAATCATCGTCAGAATGGTCGTGCCGCCGGTCAAAATGGTGCGGCTCATGGTCTTGTTGACGCTCTTGTTCATCGTCTCTTCGAAGTCGGCCGTCTTGAAAAGCTTCATGTTCTCACGCACGCGGTCGAACACGATCACGGTATCGTTGATCGAATAGCCGATGAGTGTCAGGAACGCGGCGACCATGGCCTGATCGAACTCGAGGTTGAGTCCGGGAATCAGACCCGTGCTGAGCGACACAACGCCGAGAGTCAGAAGCACGTCGTGGAAGAGGGCGACAACCGCACCGATTCCAAACACGAACTTGAAGCGGAAGGCGATGTAGAGCAGGATGCCCACAAGAGCCGCAAAAATCGCGATGACCGCGTCCTGCCGCATCTCCGATCCGATCTTTGCCTCGACACGGTTCTCCTGCAGGAGCACCATCTTGTTGTCGAAGTTTTTGTTCATCAGATCCTTCACTTCGTTCGAAATCTTTCCGCCGACGCCGAGCTGCTGCGTGCGGATGATGTAATCCGTGTCCTTGCCGAACGATTTGATTTCGAAGGTGCCGACGTTGGCGCCCGCGAGCATGCTGCGCAATTCGCCGATTTCCACCGCGCGCGGGAAGCGGAAGACAAGTTCCGTTCCGCCCGTGAAATCAAGACCGAAGGCGAGACCGCGCACGAGAATCGAGATGAATCCCGCGAGAATAATGACGCCCGAAAGCATGTACATCAGCTTTCGTTTGCCCATGAAGTTGACGTTTAAATCATGCAGGATGCGCATTGGACCGTGTATCTCCTGAGGCGGTTGGTCTGTGGGTGCGGAAAGAAATCAACCGAAGGTGACAAGCTTCGGATTCGTGTCCATCGTGACTTCCATGAAGACGCGGGTCACAACGATGGCAGTGTACATCGAACAGAGGATACCGATCATCAGCGTCAGCGCAAAACCCTGAACGGGACCGCTGCCCAACTGGTACAGGATGATACACGTGATGAGCGTGGTTAGGTTCGAGTCGATGATGGCGGGCATGGCGCGTGAATATCCCGCGTCGAGAGCGGCGCGCAGCGTCTTGCCCGTGCCCGCTTCTTCGCGGATACGCTCGTTGATGAGCACGTTCGCGTCCACAGCCATACCGACAGTGAGCAGCATACCTGCAATGCCTGGAAGAGTCAGTGTCGCGTTGAATGCCGCAAGCACGCCGAGGATAAACACCATGTTGAAGAGCACCGCGACATCGGCGGTGAAACCGGCGTACTGGTAGTAGATGAGCATGAAGAACATGACCAAGCCGACGCCGATGAGGAAGGAGTTGATACCGGCGTTGATCGAGTCCTCGCCGAGCGACGGACCGAC from Ignavibacteriota bacterium carries:
- the secF gene encoding protein translocase subunit SecF yields the protein MRILHDLNVNFMGKRKLMYMLSGVIILAGFISILVRGLAFGLDFTGGTELVFRFPRAVEIGELRSMLAGANVGTFEIKSFGKDTDYIIRTQQLGVGGKISNEVKDLMNKNFDNKMVLLQENRVEAKIGSEMRQDAVIAIFAALVGILLYIAFRFKFVFGIGAVVALFHDVLLTLGVVSLSTGLIPGLNLEFDQAMVAAFLTLIGYSINDTVIVFDRVRENMKLFKTADFEETMNKSVNKTMSRTILTGGTTILTMIALLLFGGEPTRGFAYAMTIGVITGTYSSVFVASAMTLDWVTYRKSKITF
- the rsmH gene encoding 16S rRNA (cytosine(1402)-N(4))-methyltransferase RsmH yields the protein MTHDPTDYHIPVLLESAVELLVTDAAGTYVDGTLGGGGHSERILERLDAGGRLVGLDQDADAIVHASRRLAHDSRFLFVRSNTVHLQSVLENLNLTAVNGILLDLGMSSRQIDAPERGFSFQHDGPLDMRMDRSEGIPGAADLLAHADKDELQRIFFTYGEERRSRRIADAIIRARTKAPILTTNDLAAVVRAAAPGPHTSKTLARIFQALRIAVNDELRVLETILDASLNALGDAGRLVVISYHSLEDRMVKLFLRRQSVDCVCPPRTPICVCGTIPRMKVLTHSPKVPDDDEIRRNPRSRSARLRAGQKIHA
- the mraZ gene encoding division/cell wall cluster transcriptional repressor MraZ, producing MVKFRGTYESTLDEKGRFVFPKKLRQNLAATADRFIIIPGHEKCLYLHPLDNWEKKEQEYEALNEHNAEHRLLIRILQEGLEEVSLDSQYRIMIPSKHIEYAQLSLRSTIRVSGAFDKIEIWDPAVYEEYKSKPENARSFGDISAAILGGTTL
- a CDS encoding DUF1611 domain-containing protein, encoding MLQHHAERMVLLAEGRLSSIGARMVIASLLYIPERVVAVIDSTKERGTANEAVGFGGDTPIVHSIEEALAYNPDSLLIGITPLGGQLPESWRRITREAAAAGLHIISGMKATLSQDPELAGIARMNNALMFDMLSVSNSHQIRAQGSWRRRTAKTILTVGTDSNTGKMTTALLMHREMQKRGINSTLIGTGPTGILISGRGIAVEAVTSDFLEGALEFEVDRAIDEGYEYILVEGQSAITNCGSSAIAMGLLHGVMPDAMILCHQPSREVDGYGLPLPSLSSSISLHESLIGVFKPARVAAVGLNSIDLHREELRLVNERIKAETGLPSADPLRETPGILVDAVLEYFSKYTRIALPDSASEIRDRLY
- a CDS encoding adenylosuccinate synthase, which produces MSVRVIVGAQWGDEGKGKIVDLLSDKVDIVARYQGGANAGHTVEIGDKKYVLHLIPSGIFHEGVTCVIGNGVVIDPVALMEEIHLLESHGIRLGGRLKISHNAHLIMPYHKLLDSLSEQGAQPIGTTGRGIGPAYIDKSARSGIRIVDLLDHRELEESIRRNLEAKNQIIRKVYEREEMDVDEMIRQYQAFDTQIDEYVTDTALYLNTAIADGKSILCEGAQGALLDVDHGTYPFVTSSSPISGGATTGLGIPPTAITEVMGVMKAYTTRVGLGPFPTELHDTIGEALRTRGHEFGSTTGRPRRCGWFDAVAMRYSIMLNGISSVYMTKLDVLGGLDEIRVCVSYEARGKKLKSFPTDVRTLQAVTPVYESFPGWKEDISGATDVTELPVNARDYINAVQSAIGARIVCASVGPNRVQNVLFG
- a CDS encoding STAS domain-containing protein; amino-acid sequence: MEFALTQNQGVAVFALDGAVLGGPEATALKAELQRLIDGGGKKAVVDLSRVKLMNSSGLGLLIGSYTSLRSAGGELCLAGPNENIRSLLTIAKLNNVFRIFPSVDEALAAFA